Within the Deltaproteobacteria bacterium genome, the region GCGGGTCGGGCGCCAGGAAGTACGAGATCATCGTCTGCTCGGACTCGTGCGCGTTGGCCCACAGCACCTGGTGCGCGAACGACGAAAACCGCAAGAGCGCATCGCGCCGCCCCTTGCCGATGAACGCCGTCCGCGGCTCGAGCGCGTCGGTCGCCTCGTTCTGCGACAAGTAGGCCATCGACAGGTCCCGCACCATGCGCGCCATCGACACCCGCAGCTCGCGGTTGCGATCCGCGACACGCGCGACCATCTTCTTGTCGCCGGCGATCTGCGCCGTCACTGACCACGCGATGAACATCATCATGGCGACGATCCCCATCGCGATCAGCAGTTCCAGGACGGTGAACCCGCGCTGCGATCGCCCGGTCATCGCCTCAGCCCTCCCGCTCGCGGTACCGGGCTCGTCTGGCGGGTCGGCCCCGTCGTCGACGAGCCGGTCGACCCGTCACTGTCACTGCCACTGCCCGCCGGCACGCCGGCCATGGCTTCGTCGATCCCGCGCGAGTTGGTGAAGTAACAGACGACCTTCATCTCCTCGGTCGCCCGGCCCACCTTCCACGTCACCGTCAAGGTGACCCGCCGGATCGACCGCTCGAGGATGTTC harbors:
- a CDS encoding prepilin-type N-terminal cleavage/methylation domain-containing protein, yielding MTGRSQRGFTVLELLIAMGIVAMMMFIAWSVTAQIAGDKKMVARVADRNRELRVSMARMVRDLSMAYLSQNEATDALEPRTAFIGKGRRDALLRFSSFAHQVLWANAHESEQTMISYFLAPDPRDRNQTNLLRRESRRLSDEGWDQVPHDVDLLVRDVEEVEFEYWDWRENEWRREWDTTAADGQRGRLPTRVRIKITVKGRDGKPVVYTTQARLMMQERLQFFAN